From a region of the Coleofasciculus chthonoplastes PCC 7420 genome:
- a CDS encoding nucleotidyltransferase family protein, whose amino-acid sequence MGCSTAIQTIEDLRDRRDELIAIFTKHGAHSVRVFGSVARGEATEQSDIDFLIDYDRNCTSAWFPGGLINDLESYLNSKVDITTTRGLNPLIAENVCQEAIEL is encoded by the coding sequence ATGGGCTGTTCAACAGCAATCCAAACCATTGAAGACTTGCGCGATCGCCGGGATGAACTAATTGCCATTTTTACCAAACATGGCGCTCACAGTGTTCGAGTATTTGGCTCTGTGGCACGAGGGGAAGCAACCGAACAGAGCGATATTGATTTTTTGATTGATTATGATCGAAACTGCACGAGTGCTTGGTTTCCCGGCGGATTGATCAATGATTTAGAGTCTTACTTAAACAGTAAGGTAGACATTACGACGACTCGGGGTTTAAATCCACTCATTGCTGAGAATGTATGCCAAGAGGCTATCGAACTATAA
- a CDS encoding Uma2 family endonuclease, translating to MLSSPLVLTLPPSIQLSDDQFFELCQINHDLRLERNLKTGEIWIMTPAGGETGNRNFSLIVQLGSWVKQDKTGIGFDSSTGFRIRGATKDPMSPDAAWVRLERWNALTPEQQQKFPPICPDFVVELRSPSDTLKSLQKKMEEWVRLGIQLGWLIDRSGRQVYIYRQDGSQDCLQNPETLSGEMVLPGFVLDMSEIW from the coding sequence ATGCTTTCCTCGCCTTTAGTGTTGACCCTGCCACCCTCAATTCAACTCAGCGATGACCAGTTTTTTGAACTGTGCCAAATCAACCATGATTTGCGATTAGAACGTAACCTCAAAACCGGAGAAATTTGGATTATGACGCCAGCGGGGGGAGAAACAGGAAATCGCAATTTTTCCCTAATCGTTCAACTTGGTTCATGGGTAAAACAGGATAAAACCGGGATTGGGTTTGACTCTAGCACCGGATTTCGGATTCGAGGAGCCACCAAAGATCCCATGTCACCGGATGCGGCTTGGGTGCGATTAGAACGCTGGAATGCTTTAACCCCGGAACAGCAGCAAAAATTTCCGCCGATTTGCCCGGATTTTGTGGTGGAATTACGCTCTCCCAGTGATACATTGAAATCCTTACAAAAAAAGATGGAGGAGTGGGTACGTTTGGGCATCCAATTGGGTTGGCTGATTGACCGTAGTGGTCGCCAAGTTTATATTTATCGTCAGGATGGTTCTCAGGACTGTTTACAGAATCCGGAAACCCTATCTGGCGAGATGGTGCTTCCAGGTTTTGTATTAGACATGAGTGAAATTTGGTAG
- a CDS encoding THxN family PEP-CTERM protein, with protein sequence MKHLNKTLGTIAFATLALGYTNVANAATVTTSGTWSNPQGTAADVMNNGNTISWGNPANTSSDQSSYVFDGNGGVEVDDTTFQVFKLGTFTHDNFPITQGDFLGATLTLNLDIDGQVSQGFTFDFAHNETLNETPCDPQGSTVCPDVVDIPSAIGEETISYNGKKFQLQILGFSDTIDGPKVTQFITEEGMSNQTMLFGQLKPEPVPEPLTILGSATALGFGAFLKRESSRKKNKTKQDV encoded by the coding sequence ATGAAACATCTGAATAAAACTCTGGGAACTATTGCCTTTGCTACCTTGGCGTTGGGTTATACTAATGTCGCTAATGCTGCCACTGTAACCACATCAGGAACCTGGTCAAATCCTCAAGGAACTGCTGCTGACGTTATGAATAACGGGAACACTATCTCTTGGGGAAATCCGGCTAACACATCTAGTGATCAAAGTTCATACGTTTTCGATGGCAACGGTGGCGTCGAAGTAGATGACACAACGTTTCAAGTCTTCAAACTTGGCACATTTACTCATGACAACTTCCCGATTACACAAGGCGACTTCCTAGGTGCTACGTTGACATTGAATCTAGATATCGATGGGCAAGTGAGTCAAGGCTTTACATTTGATTTCGCTCACAATGAAACTCTTAACGAGACTCCCTGTGATCCTCAAGGCTCCACGGTATGTCCTGATGTCGTTGATATTCCCAGCGCTATAGGTGAAGAAACGATTTCCTATAATGGAAAGAAATTTCAGCTACAGATTTTAGGCTTTTCAGATACTATTGATGGTCCCAAAGTAACTCAGTTCATCACTGAAGAAGGCATGTCAAACCAAACGATGCTGTTTGGTCAATTGAAGCCAGAGCCAGTTCCAGAGCCTCTGACTATCCTTGGCTCAGCTACAGCTCTAGGCTTTGGAGCATTTTTAAAACGAGAGTCTTCTCGCAAAAAGAATAAAACAAAGCAAGATGTTTAA